The nucleotide sequence CATGTAAACCTCTTTAGGGACAagggtttctttttgttttctctttgtgccCCCACagcctagcccagtgccttgcGCATAATAGGGATAGGATGAGGGGCTTGCTCTTTCACTGGTATGGGGAactcagcatcttctctgcaatgtcAGCTCTTGGGGGGTTTCACTGAGAGGCaaagctacttgcccagggtcagccagCTGGGAAGGGCCAGAAGTCAACCTCCAACTCATGTCATCGTGACACCATGGCCAGCTCCCTCCACTAGATCACTCTGCCTCTCATTTCATTTAATGAGTGCAGAAAGGATCAGATTGCTTAGATGTAGAAGTTCTTGCAAGACCCTGGGATCAAGGATGAGCCTAGGGATGAGCTCTGCTGGGAGCACTTGGTGTGGTCATTCTCTTCCCCAATTACTGCCCAGAAAACCTGTCCCTTGAGGATGGATTGGATGGTTATCTCTCCTTATCCCTCCCCCAGTTAGcccttcttttcatttctacctcccTTGTAAAGCTCAGGAGCTCCACTGCACCTAGTAGGAGCTTTATTACTCTCTATTGGTGGTAAGAGACTGGGCAGGCAAGCTGCAGCCTGGGTGCCTGGGGATTTGGAAAGCTGTGGGGCTGAGGGCTGGGGGCGCTGGGGAATGGGAGGCTAAGGGCTAGGGACTTGGGGACAAGGTCAAAGGTTGTTGAAGAGTTTGAAATTAGAGGCCGGGGTTCTGGACTCTGAGGGCTGGAGCTGGGGGCTGGGTTAGGAAATATAGCAAGTGGGGAAGGTTGGAGTATGAATTCTCTTGCTTTTGTCTTGTATCCTTAATggttagcacaatacctggcacatgataggtgcttaataaatgcatgttggctGATTGTTCCTGACCCCTTAGAAGAAACTCTTTAGCCACTGGCCACCTATCCTCAGGAAATTGAAAGATGTTGCCCATAAAGAGAACCCGAGGACACAAAAGACTGATGGAGCAGGTGGACCAAGGCTGAGCTCAAGAATTGGTGTCTTCCCTCACTCCTAACCAGGCTCCACCTGGGTCAGTTATCACTGCTGATCTTTGTGGAGCACTTCCAGTGTGAGGATTCTCTTTATCAATACTGATTGGCAACATATAGGCATCTGATAGCCTTAGGGATAGTGCTAAGAATTCAAGTGGCTCACCCAAGCCCACAGAGTCTAATGTATCAGAgggagatcttcctgactctgaggccagcttcgTACTCACTGGGCTATAGTACCTTTCCATCTTGTAAAAACCCCTTGGGGTCAGGTGTTATTAGATGAACTTTCACCTTGGGGCTCCTTTAGAGCCCTTCACATACCTCTTTCCAGGAACCCCATCAGAGGACCACAGccactctctccccaccctctgtAGCCTCATAATGAGGGTGTCACAGACACCCTATAGTCCGTCTTGTGCAGTTGGGTTGGAAGACCACCATCCCCAGAACTGGAGACTTCAAAGATGTCTGGCTCTCCAGAGTACTTGCCATGGTCTTCTCAGTGGAAATGTCATTACTGATGACACATGACCATCAGCTTTGCCTCTTTGCTCTAAGGCCCATGGTACATTCCCATCCACCTAATTTCCACCTGAAACCTCTACATATTTATTCCCTTTAATAGAACATGAGCACCTTGAGAGCGAGGCTTGTcctacttttctctttgtatctcccatgCTTTTTCCTTCATCCATTTGATAAAACCTTTAAGGAGCTTAGGGCTCCATCAAGCCACCAGCCGTCCTAAGCCTACCACATCCCACCACCCCTTTCCACACTGTCTACAACCCAGACCACTAACTCACTAGAAAGGATAGCAAGTAGAACGTAAGGTCTTTGAGGGGAagattgatttgtttttgttttcatactTCCAATTCCTAAtgtagttcctggcacatagtaggtgcttaatatatatttgtccAATTGAACTGAATTGGTGAGCACCAACCAACCTGCCTCAGATTCCTTAGCTCCACCCAGCAGAGACCCAGTCAGTACCATcattataggtttttttttccagctttatttagGAAACACAGTAAATGTTCCAGTATAAAATAGCAAGGGGGTTGGGGTAGAGGTAGAGAGCAAGCCAACTGACAGGTATGCTTCAAGCGATCAGCCCAGGAGAGAAGGGCCACCCACTGGACTCAGGGCCTGGGGTCTCTAGTTGGAGGCTGCCCCTTCTGGCTTCTTGGCATCAGCACCTCCGATCTCAGCACGAGATTCAAAGGTGACCGGGATGGTGACTTCTGCAGACTGGATGGCAGGCTTTGGAAGAGGGGCTTCCACGGATAGCGTCCCATCGGGTGACAGGGAAGACACAACCAAAGTGGCATCTACACCAGGGGGCAGGCtgaagagagaaaggacagagagGCCTGAGGTGCAAGGTGCTGGGGAGCCAGGACTGTCTGACAGAAGCTTAgggagggcaggggccatttctTCTCCCAACTCTGCATTTCTTCTAGTCCTGACAGTGTTTTGTTTGCATACCATAGACATTTAATATAGGGTTAGGGACTGAATttgggatttcactggtataggaacTTCTGGGTGAAGAAACACCTTCTAATAATTTAGGCTGACCCCTTCTCTGAACCTTAAagttttagagagttacctagaacatTGAGAAAATAACGGATttacccagcgtcacacagccaggatgtgctGGAGGAGGGGATCTTGAACCCCTgtctttctgccttcaaggcTGGCTTTCTGTCCAGTGTGATACACTGCCTCTCTAGACTCTTAATAtaaggagctttttttttttttggaaggggcaTGGTTGTTTTCCTGAGCCCTTAGCCCTAGCACTGAGCTGCTCCTATCACCAGCTATAAGTCTTCAATCTTGGCAACTGAGTCCCTATCTCTAGCAATAAGCCTCCATTCCTATCATGGGGACCCATTTATACTCACATAGATCATAACTTTAcagctaaaagggacctttgaggtatTCTAGGCCAATCCCCTCTTTTGAAAGTTCATAAATTGAGACTCAAGTCAAataacttttccagggtcacacagctaacaggtGGCAAAGGtgagattagaattcaggtctttctgacctccAAGTTCAGCACCAGGGAAAGCCTTCTAATCTTGGATCAAGAAGCAGACTTCCTTCTCCTTGTACAGGAGAACAAAGGACTGGGCACACACTGAGACTTAGAGCCCAGACAATTGCCACCAGACCCTGCCATCCATCTGGAGTGGGTCTGTGGGGGGGCGGCATGGGAAGGGGAAGTAGGCATGGGGGGAATACAAGGGAGTATGGCTGAGAATTGGAGACCTCTCCCCAAGGgccactccctctcccaatactCACGTGTATTTCCTAGTAAAACATCTGGAGATGAATCCGTGCTCATCTTGTCTCTCCTCATGTTTGCCTGGGGGAGGTGGAAGAGAAACAAATGAAGGCTCAAGCCCTCTGGGAAACACACAATTAtaccatcccccctccccctccagctgTTCTCTCATAGAATCACATTAGAGACCATtatttaatagaagaggaaatagaagcccaaaggaaggaaatgagtctttccaagatcacacagcaaatagCAGAACTAGCCTTTGGAACTCAGAACCTCTGGCCGAAGATGCAGTGGTTTTCCATAACCCTTTGGGAATTCCCTCCTCTTGACTGGGGAGTTCTGGTGGGCAGAGGGGGGGAACTTCCCCATTTACTGCCCATTATGCCTCTGTCCTGAAGGGGTAAGGGGGTGTGTGGCCATCCAAATGCCCGGGAGGCTTTTCAAGAGGGGTGACAAGTTTTCTCTGAAGCTCTCAGTAACAGGAACTGGAAGCAGCCCCAGCCTCTAGGGCTGAGAGGTTGGAGCCGGGCATGGGAGTTTAAATGGGCCCTGGGTAGAGTCAGGATCAGAGAGAGGGTTCCAAAGGTAGGCAGATGTTTGGGCTCAGAGAAAAAGGAGGGTTTCAccttttcttgtatccccagtgctcagtactgtgcctggcacatagcaggcacttaataagtgctcgttCACTAGCTTTTCTACTAATGTTTAGTGGGGAAAGCATGACAATCTGCCGAAGGAATGGGGGCTCAGCCCTGCAGGGGTCTGGGGGGTGGAGTTTGGGCATGGCATTTGGGGGGAAAGGTTTCTGAGCCAAGTTCCATCTaggttccttcctccctcatgtGCAGCAGCAATAAACATGTTTTCTCTCTGCAAGTCCAGGCTAGGAGAGAGGACAGCGTGTGCCAGCTTCCTTCAGGATGAGGGTATGAGGGAAGGATGCTGGGAGGGGCCTCTGGCTAAGGCCCCCTGATTAACTCATCACCTCCTGCTCCAGGATGAGAACCCCTGACCCAGGGTCTGGGGTATCCAGCCTTGCCACCTAGCCCCGGACCCTCATGCCCCGCCCTATCCCAGGACAGCCAGCGGCTGATAGCATTTTTAATGTTCTCCCTCTGAAGACTCAGGAGGAATGCTTGCCGCCCCCCATCCCAGCCTCCCTTTCCCTTAGCCCATAGCCAGAGCTATTATTCCCCAACCCCTGCCCCCCAAACTGGGCAGCACTGGGTAGGCAGTAAtgtctggggcaagatggagaaagggGGCAAGGGGCTGGGATGTCTGCTCACCAGTGATTTCTACCACGCCATCCTTGGTCTTCACAGTCAGCTCCTCAGGGGCGAAGTGGTTGACGTCGAGGGTGACCCGCCAACGGTCAGCTGTCTGCTGGATCTCTGACATCCCCCGGCTCAGCTGCCTGCTGAGTGCTCGACTATAGGCCGGGCCGGCAGAGGGTGGGGGTGCCAGGGGCCCAGCAGCAGCGGGAACCTGCTCAGCCACAGGGCTGGGCAGCAGCCGGACATAGCCAGGCCAACTGGTGTGGCTGGGCCACTGATACCAGTCTTCTGGAAGGCGAGGGAGCCCGAAGGACTGGTCGAAGAGGCGGCTGCCAGCCGGGTACCAGTCCCTGAATGGGTCCCAGCTGGGGTTTCGGAGAAAGGTGAAGGGAACACGTCTCTCGGTCATGTTGAATTCTTAGCGGTGGGTGGGTAATGCTCAGTACCTCCGACTCTCCCCTGGAGCTCTGGGACTGAGTGTCTAGGCTGGGCTGGCCCCAGCTATAAAGAGCTGGAGCCAGTTATTTTTAGCAGGCGGTCTCAAGGCTCTATTAATGGTAATTACACCGGGGCAGAAAGCCTGGGGGGCGGGAGCAGGGGGGCCGGGCTAGGACAACGTCCACCCCCTTAGAttccttggggagggagaaagaagaggaaagagggagggagtacCAGCCCAAGCCCTGCCCCAGACCTCGAACCTTCACTCATCTTTCTggaaagtgaaggaaggaagagggaaaggggatgggaaggggtggggagagaatctcctctgtcatccccactctcccAGGCCCTTGCGCCAAGACCCTGCCCAGGGTACAGAGAGTACAGGTTCAGCTGAGTGTCCCAGGGAACAGGGTGTGACCCCCCCTCCAAGAGATGCCTCTCCCCATTGCCCAGGAAGGGTTGCAGCTTTGCCAGGGACACACAGAACAGGGACTTGAACCAGGAAACTTGGAGGTTCAtgaagtttagagctggaagagaccttaaagccCCTGCTCCcgggatgaggaagctgaggctgtaGGAGTCGGCAATTTTTTCGTAGCAGAACCATGTTACTCCTAACTCTAAGTGTTTACTCTGATAGGAGGATACTTGGGGAGGATGACAGTATAAAGCTGACCCCACAGCCAGGGCCTGGAGGTGGGGAGTGACAAAGACATAGGACTGGCTTCTTTGGTTCAATATCTTGAAAAAGTCTCAGCTTTGGATCTCAGCCGCTTTTTCctattctccccccaccccactcccatccctttctctctgaGGGTGTTTCCTCTCCTCTTTATCCTCACCTGTCTATCTCCTGTCCTTAGCCCCCACTCCAAGGGGTGCTCCTCTGCCCAGGCTAGTTAGCTCTTAGCTATGGCTGTTCCTATGACAAAACCCTAATTCCTGACAACAGACACACACATTGACCTCTCACTTCCCAGGGAAGTTGGGAAGCTGGGGGTCCCCAAGATCTATTCTTGAGGGGCTTATTTGTGAAACGTAGCAAACATCCCAGTATAAAATGGTGTGAGGAGGTGGGGCAGAGATTGGGACTCACTCATCAAAGTGACACTGAGGACACAGCACCCTCTTCATCCTCTGGGCTGGGTAGCACAGGGCAAAGTCTTCTGTCTTTCAAAGCCTTAATTTGTCCTCTGTGAACACTATATAGAAAGAACTCTCTAAAACCTgaggttcagatctcacctctgaaacaatacctgtgtgaccttgggcaagtaattcaCCTCCTcagacctgagtttcctcatttgtaaaatggacagacagcctctgaagtcccttccagctctagagccaaGCTGCTGTGAAGGGCTCCAGCCCGCCCCAACtctttggggtctcagtttcctcatatctaaaatgaggggtttggactaaatgacctcaaaaGTCCCTCCAGCTagttatgatcctgtgatctggTGACCTCTAAGTTCTATGTGAGATCTAAATCTTTGCTCCTATTACTCATCAGTGTCTCCCCACCCCTAGGTCAAGGAGAGCTGGAGAAATAGAATGAGTGAGCTCAAGCCCGTAAAAGGCTCCAAGCTCAGAGATGAGACGGATGATTGAAACCCACACCAGGTCCCTTCCCACGGGGGCTGGGTCAAGGCTGGTGAGATCAcacctataaagtgctttgaataaTCTGGAAGAAAGGGAGTAGAAGGGTCGAAAATATACACAGCCCTCATCTCCCCACTGGcccacatcttttccaatttAGGAAAACAAGGATTATCCCTTTGGAGACAGAACAAAATAATCCAAGCAGGATTCTTCTATCTGAATTGTTCCCACTGACTCTCCTCCCACCAAAAGGTTACTCCAGCCAAGGGTGGGGCTGGTCTGGGCATCAGACAGGGTTAAGTTGAAGGGGTAGAGGAGGTGAGCCCTGGAATCTTTAAACAGTGGATGACAGTGTTTGTGGATGCCTTCGTATTTCCACTGGGcacccttctctcctcctgcttcctcttctccccaatcCTCTAGGGATGGGGAAGAGCCTGGATGGAGGGCCAGGAATTCTGAACTGCTTCTACGCAGCTTGGCTCTTGGTTCTCCCAAGCCCCACCCAACCATATTTTCTGAAACAATAGGTGAGATCAGAAACCACAGGGAGTGTCAATCTTCCCTGCTCACCTTGCCCCTGGGTGGGGTTTGGGAGTCTCCCCTCACTGGGAGGAGGAAGCTGGCAGCTTCTGGACCTCTTTCAAGTTAGAAtctcaaagccttttataaccctAGACAAACGCCAGCTGTGTTCATTGGGTGTGGGCTCCAAACAACTTGACAGGTTAAATCTCCTTTCATCGTCGCCTCCCCTGGTCCTTGAGAACTGTACCCACCCTTAGAAAGGTCTGCAAACCAGGggcaggtcacacagctgtcagTGGTTAAAGTGGGATTACACCCAAGAGTCTACATCCCTTCACTCTGTCTCTCCTTTGTCCCACCTGTCTCATCCCTCCAAACTCTCCTCCAAACCGGGTGCCCTCTCCTCCCAACCTCCTTGAATCAGTGATATCTTGACTGCATATACATTTATTCCAGCCATTCCCTAAATCCCTGGCTGTAGCAGGTGACTTTTTCCTTGAGAGTTTTCCTTGGTCAATACTCACTGCTCCCTTCCATCAAGAATAAGACCGAGTGTAGACCAGGTTCTAGATGTAGGCTGGAGCCCAGAGGGAGAGAGTAGAAAGGACATGACCAGGTTCTAGATGTAGGCTGGAGCCCAGAGGGAGAGAGTAGAAAGGACATGACCAGGTTCTAGATGGAGGCTGGAGCCCAGAGGGAGAGAGTAGAAAGGACATGACCAGGTTCTAGATGGAGGCTGGAGCCCAGAGGGAGAGAGTAGAAAGGACATGACCAGGTTCTAGATGGAGGCTGGAGCCCAGAGGGAGAGAGTAGAAAGGACATGACCAGGTTCTAGATGGAGGCTGGAGCCCAGAGGGAGAGAGTAGAAAGGACATGACCAGGTTCTAGATGGAGGCTGGAGCCCAGAGGGAGAGAGTAGAAAGGACATGACCAGGTTCTAGATGGAGGCTGGAGCCCAGAGGGAGAGAGTAGAAAGGACATGACCAGGTTCTAGATGGAGGCTGGAAGCTCAGAGGGAGAGAGTAGAAAGGACATTTAAGAGAAAGGGAGCAGGGTCATTAATGAGAAGTCTGGGGCCTTGAAGAGGAAAGACATCTCAGGCAGCCAAGGGGATCAGCTCAGAGCTAGAACCTTGAGGAAGTAAGCCATAGGGAGTAACCACTGGGGTCACACTGGACTCGAAGGAGTGAACTTGGAGACACATGAATCTGAGAAAAACCTTTCTCCAAGGTCAACTACTCTTTGTGTCTATAACTGCCTGCTATGGGAACAGTCTGTCCATCCACCATGAAGTCATCAGTCCAACCATCTTAGAGTCATCTGCTCCAAACCCTCatttaagaggaagaaactgaggccaggagcaAGAAAgggacttcccaaggtcacactgcaaCTTAATGACAGAATTGGGAAGACAGCCCAGGTGGCAGCAGGAAGGGTGTTGGACCAGGAGGGAGAACTGGGTAGGAATTTGAGCTCTGTCGTTTACTGTGTGCTCCTGGGTAATCACTCCCCCTCACCAGTgcaatgaggggtttggactgggTAAACTCCAAGCTGATCTGACTGATGCGATgactttccagctctgaattctcGGGTCCTATGAGCCTAGATTGCTTTTCCTACTCTGCCAGgccctgggggtgggagggtagcACTCAAGACAAGAATACAAGGATTGAGCAGGCAGCAAACTGCACTGTGCTCCCATGGCCAAACTTCATGGTCCCCGTTCCCCACCTGGCCCAGGACTTGGTCTCTCATCTTCCACCTCCTGATGTATCTCCCTGCCCTCCTGGGTCCCTTGGAGTCTTTATCATTTCCTTATCTCCTTTTAGAGACTGGGCTGCTCTAAGATGAAAAGTTTTCTGGGGCAGAGAAGGCGCTGGGCACGTTTGgaaagctgggtttgaatcctggctcatcAAAGGTGGGGCCCTGGGAGGACCATaggagctagagctggaagggaactcaaaaGCCATCTAAGCAATGCCAttgtacacatgaggaaacagacccaggagggttacatgacttgcctaaggtcactcagaAGGAAGCAACCCATCtgagcctcatcttcctcatctctaaaatgggatacTAGTAGCACTGCTCAGAGTTCATAAAGAATCAATATAACAacgagaatgaggaggaggaggaggaggaggagtggtagtgatagtggtagtggtggtagtggtagtagtagtagtagtagtatggaGGAATGGGTAGATTGCTGGCCttgggaagcaggaagacctaggttcaagactTCCCTCTAACACctcttggctatgtgaccctgaacaagttacttaatctctagGAAACTAAGACTATatatttcagagaaggtgctgacctgcattggtggagagaatttcttcacctgggagttccccatagcAATAAAATTACAGGGCCAGTCTCTATCCCacgattattattattatatattttctagAAGATGGCCCTcaattgggagtcaggagacctaagtACCAGTTCCAACTTTGTCACTAACGCCACGAGCGTACTGCATGACCTTGAGGAGGCCACTTGCCCTCTCCTGGTCCCAGTTTCTATCTTTGCTCCAAGTTCAACGACCTTTTTCCAACAAGGAGCTGCCTCTCTGTAAactgaggagattggactaaatgatctctatgaTCCCTTGATTGGGCTGGAACATTCTACTCTTGTAAAGGCAGGGCTATGGTGCAGGCTTTGGAAACAGAGGGCTTGGGTTCCTGTTCCACCTCTGACCCTTTCCCTGTGTGACTTCGGGCACACAAGTCCCCTGTTTggggcctcagttctctcatctgtaaaatgctgggcttggactatatggcctctgaggccttTTAGGGCTCTGCCTTTCTGATGCTAGTATCTCCAAGGAGGAAGagatcttaaaacaaaacaaaactgtgggttttaaaaaattattttgctttgtttttgagaAAGAGGCAGCCCAGCGCTAAAGGATTTCCTTGGGAAAACAAAGGCACAGTCACCCCTACCACCTACTATTGGACTGGGGAGGGCAGTGGGAAGGGAGTCTGCAGATTGGATCACAGAGGGGAGGCTGAATCAACCCCATCCCCAACTAGGGTAGGTGTgggtagggggaggagaaaggaggggggagCGGAAGAATAATTCGAATTGTGCTTTATGACCACAGGAGGTTTAGGAGAAACCATTGTGCCCATAAGCCAAGGTCCTCGGGGCCAGGCCCCAGTATGCCCTCTCCCGCAGGATCAGATTATTTATCCGATGGCGATATTGTtgtgctcccccctccccatttcatGAGTGGCTGGTGATCCAAATATTAATGACAACTTATGTGTGAGAAGCTTTGCCAAGCACACGGTCAGGGGGCAGAGGATCCAACAAAGGCGGTGGGCTGAGCCTGAATTGAGGAGTTTGGCCTCGGAGATCCTCGGGCCCTATGACAACTTCGGGGGTGCCCGGGCACCCAGGCCCCAGAGGAAGCTCGTGCGGTGGTCCACCTGCGCGGGATTTACAAAGACTGGGAGACTGTGATCAAGGGTCCTTCAGGGGGAGATGGCATATGCCCCGAGGGAGGGCCCACCTGGGTGAGTCATGAATCCATCcgaggagaaaaaaatactcaCCTCCACCCCTCCAGCTCCGGCAGGGTCCCTGCAGCACCGTGAGTCAGACCCAGAGCCAGAGCCCAGTCCTCGACCCCGCCCCCACTCCCGGACTTCATTTCTTGCACTTGGCCCAGCTCAGGGAGGCTACTCCCTCGGAGGGGGCGGCAGGAGTTcggtggggtggggctgggccTTGGGGCCCCAAAGCCCCAAGTGAGGAGACAGTCACCCGAGGGGGCGGGCCGTTTCCCGAAGGCAAGCTCAGAGAAATCTCTTCGTCTCTGCCCCTCCCCCGGCTCAAGGGAGAAGATTCTCCTCTCAGAAAAATAGCATCTGAAGGGCCAGGCAGTACCCGGCTGCTGCCTCTGGGGACCATCGTGGGGGCAGCTTTGCGGGAGAGTGAGTAGCAGCAGCCTCCACTGGTGCAAGGGAACAGACGGAAGACTGGGAGATAGAAGACCACTGGGAATGGCCTCAACccggactcagtttccccatggaTGAGATGAGCTTTAAGGCCTCTTTCTAGCTTTATGGTTGGATGGTTCAATGTCCTGGATCCTCTCccccatccacccccacccccagcctgctGACTCATGCTACTTTAAAAGAGAGGGTGGGGCAAGATTGGGAATAGTGGGACCAGCAACTTGTGTAGATGCTCAGGAAGACCTTGAGGGCTGGATCCTGCCCATCTTTGAAGATGAAAGGTAGGGGGGAGACCCGTAgtccattccccaatcaatcaacatgcatttattaggtggatagaaagacaaaaatgaaagtccaaCCGAGGTCTGACTGAGGCTGTACTGAGTATATCCATTAGGCTTCTCCATTATACACGATTGAGTCTTATCCCCAGGGCTGAGCCTCTGTTCCTGAAACCCAGTCCTCCATCCCTGACACTGAGCCCCATTCCTGACACTGATTTCACACCCCAGACATGGCACCCTTATCCCTGATCCTAAGCCTACATCCCTAGCAATGGGCACCTTCTCTGACGTTGAGTTTTATGCTTCCTGATACTGAGCCCCCATTCCTGAATTGATTCCACACCCCAGACACAGCATGATCCTGAGCCTTGATCCTGAGCCTTCATCCCCAGCAATGGGCACCCTCTCTGATGCTGAATTTTAGGATTCCTGACACTGAGCCCCCATTCCTGACACTGATTCCACACCCCAGACATGGCACCCTTATTCCTGATCCTAAGCCTACATCCTTAGCAATAGGCACCCTCTCTGATGTTGAGTTTTATGATCCCTGACATTGAGCCCCCATATTCAGTACTGACTCAGGGTTTCCATGTCCAGCAGGAAATCCCTTTTCCTTTCACTGAGCTCCCCATCTATGTATTTAGTCTGCCTCAGGGACTTGACAAATTTCATACTCTTTTCCTTGGAGCCATCAAGGGAACAGAAGAAACCCTCACTCACATTTTCAGTCTCTGGCCGCTGGGCCACTCCCAACTCTTAAATATAATTTGCTGTGGGGGCCACTGCAgctgtgcacacacacactcagcacAGCCCAGGTCTTATCCAGCCCTATCCCAAGTAAACACCCAAAGTCCTTGCTGCCTCCTTCTGTTAGAACCTGGCATCATCAGCCTCTTCCTATTCATTGTTCTCCCTTTGGACGACACGTTCTGACTGCCTGTGTCATCTATGGAAGCTGCCATCCAAGAAGGTAATCTGTGCTCCtcagccctcccctccttcaGCCTGGTCTGGGCCTCTACCACTCTCACTGCTCAACACGGAGCAACTGTCCAATCCCAGCAGTCAGGGAGGTAACAACGCACAGCATCCTGTTGCCTAGCAATGGTGGATGCTCCTTGACtatggtggggaggtggggaagggagatgaggaaattgatataAGTGAGGCAGTATAAGGAAATGGGGAAGAGGGTCTGGGGGGCTTGATTTCTCTCTC is from Trichosurus vulpecula isolate mTriVul1 chromosome 7, mTriVul1.pri, whole genome shotgun sequence and encodes:
- the HSPB1 gene encoding heat shock protein beta-1, yielding MTERRVPFTFLRNPSWDPFRDWYPAGSRLFDQSFGLPRLPEDWYQWPSHTSWPGYVRLLPSPVAEQVPAAAGPLAPPPSAGPAYSRALSRQLSRGMSEIQQTADRWRVTLDVNHFAPEELTVKTKDGVVEITGKHEERQDEHGFISRCFTRKYTLPPGVDATLVVSSLSPDGTLSVEAPLPKPAIQSAEVTIPVTFESRAEIGGADAKKPEGAASN